In Halorientalis sp. LT38, a genomic segment contains:
- a CDS encoding acyl-CoA thioesterase, with the protein MADYETEMTTRYRDSDAMGHVNNAVYSSFMEHAATSFVAELLDVPIDDVPLAIVRLELDFERQIEIGDEVTSAVSIAEIGDRSLTFEHELRVDGATAASATAVRVAMDDDREGAMPVPDEWRDRIAAYRD; encoded by the coding sequence ATGGCCGACTACGAGACCGAAATGACGACGCGGTACCGGGACAGCGACGCGATGGGTCACGTCAACAACGCCGTCTACTCCTCGTTCATGGAACACGCCGCGACGTCGTTCGTCGCCGAGCTGCTCGACGTCCCGATCGACGACGTGCCGTTGGCCATCGTCCGCCTCGAACTCGACTTCGAGCGCCAGATCGAGATCGGCGACGAAGTCACGTCGGCGGTCTCGATCGCCGAGATCGGTGATCGGAGCCTCACCTTCGAGCACGAACTCCGCGTCGACGGTGCGACCGCCGCCAGCGCCACTGCCGTCCGCGTGGCGATGGACGACGATCGGGAGGGCGCCATGCCCGTCCCCGACGAGTGGCGCGACCGCATCGCCGCCTACCGGGACTGA
- a CDS encoding VOC family protein: protein MNDAVDHVVYADRDIERMRDAFEAIGLPPQYGGEHSNGVTHNYTVGFENGSYVELISKLDPDAQSPWWDAQIDGDAGPAAWALFVDDIDTQTERIADQGIAVDGPTHYQRERPDGELVEWDLTVVGDRELGTAVPFLVSDRTPRDLRVNVSDELAATPLVGVVEVVVAVPAIEDHVDQYQALFDCEAPTRVDNDALDATLARFPDAPATLAEPRSPDSSLAARVEAFGPVPCAYLLGTPDPTAAADRFDLSAPIAWGTDEVRWFDLALPGRVGVIDRTDD, encoded by the coding sequence ATGAACGACGCTGTCGACCACGTCGTCTACGCCGACCGGGACATCGAGCGCATGCGGGACGCCTTCGAGGCTATCGGCCTGCCTCCACAGTACGGCGGGGAGCACTCGAACGGCGTGACTCACAACTACACCGTCGGCTTCGAGAACGGCTCGTACGTCGAACTCATCTCGAAGCTCGACCCCGACGCGCAGTCACCGTGGTGGGACGCCCAGATCGACGGCGACGCCGGCCCCGCCGCGTGGGCGCTGTTCGTCGACGACATCGACACCCAGACCGAGCGCATCGCCGACCAGGGGATCGCCGTCGACGGTCCCACCCACTACCAGCGCGAGCGACCCGACGGCGAGCTCGTCGAGTGGGATCTCACCGTCGTGGGCGACCGCGAACTCGGGACCGCCGTCCCCTTCCTCGTCAGCGACCGGACACCGCGCGACCTCCGGGTCAACGTCTCCGACGAACTCGCCGCGACGCCGCTGGTCGGCGTCGTCGAGGTCGTCGTCGCCGTCCCCGCGATCGAGGACCACGTCGATCAGTACCAGGCGTTGTTCGACTGCGAGGCCCCGACGCGAGTCGACAACGACGCCCTCGACGCGACGCTCGCCAGGTTCCCGGACGCGCCGGCGACCCTGGCCGAACCGCGCTCCCCCGACTCCTCGCTGGCCGCCCGCGTCGAGGCGTTCGGTCCCGTCCCCTGTGCGTATCTCCTCGGAACCCCGGACCCGACCGCGGCGGCGGACCGGTTCGACCTCTCGGCCCCGATCGCCTGGGGGACCGACGAGGTGCGCTGGTTCGACCTCGCGCTCCCCGGGCGCGTCGGCGTGATCGATCGCACAGACGACTGA
- a CDS encoding MFS transporter, with amino-acid sequence MEQEELGFSPWWLVVVAAAAMGVAGTYQFAWSSIRLPLETRLAASEAAIGTVFTLFVVFQTTVQFPAGWVRDRWGPKLPMLASAVLLAGGYAGTALADSIWGVYLFYSLGGMGVGIVYTVAANTPVKWFDDRRGLATGIAMVAYSGLSFVLIPFIRRYIITDFVGTLFALGALAGLVALVAVPLLRDPATATAGDDAETDGGTDAVAEREADPGDETPEAAAYTWRKVVRTWQFWLLYAIFVIVNGVTLMLLGKVIAFAANAGVSAGAATGAASMVALGDAIGIVLIGGASDRFGRERTVGISLTLCGVAIAGLVTVAQAGIAPAFVALAAAAAFLRAPPYAIFPTIVGEYYGKAHSSANYAMLYSAKLWGGVAGGTVASGLVVSIGWNETFLLGGALILLAGIATFFLRPVRAAPA; translated from the coding sequence ATGGAACAGGAGGAACTCGGGTTCTCGCCCTGGTGGCTCGTCGTCGTCGCGGCCGCGGCCATGGGGGTCGCCGGGACCTATCAGTTCGCCTGGTCGTCGATCAGACTCCCGCTCGAGACCCGCCTGGCGGCGTCCGAGGCGGCCATCGGGACCGTCTTCACGCTGTTCGTCGTCTTCCAGACGACCGTCCAGTTCCCTGCCGGCTGGGTCCGCGACCGCTGGGGGCCGAAGCTCCCGATGCTCGCGAGCGCCGTCCTGCTCGCCGGCGGGTACGCCGGGACGGCGCTCGCGGACTCGATCTGGGGCGTCTACCTGTTTTACTCGCTGGGCGGCATGGGCGTCGGCATCGTCTACACCGTGGCCGCCAACACGCCGGTGAAGTGGTTCGACGACCGGCGCGGCCTGGCGACGGGCATCGCCATGGTCGCCTACAGCGGACTGAGCTTCGTGCTCATCCCGTTCATCCGACGGTACATCATCACGGACTTCGTCGGGACGTTGTTCGCCCTGGGCGCGCTGGCGGGCCTCGTGGCCCTCGTCGCCGTCCCCCTCCTCCGGGACCCGGCGACCGCCACTGCCGGCGACGACGCAGAAACCGACGGAGGCACCGACGCCGTCGCGGAACGCGAGGCAGACCCCGGTGACGAGACCCCCGAAGCGGCGGCCTACACCTGGCGCAAGGTCGTCCGGACCTGGCAGTTCTGGCTGCTGTACGCCATCTTCGTGATCGTCAACGGCGTGACGCTGATGCTCCTCGGGAAGGTGATCGCGTTCGCAGCGAACGCGGGCGTCTCCGCCGGAGCGGCGACCGGCGCCGCGTCGATGGTCGCGCTCGGCGACGCGATCGGCATCGTGCTCATCGGCGGCGCCTCCGACCGGTTCGGTCGCGAGCGGACGGTCGGGATCTCGCTGACGCTCTGTGGCGTCGCGATCGCCGGCCTCGTGACGGTCGCTCAGGCGGGGATCGCCCCGGCGTTCGTCGCCCTGGCTGCTGCCGCCGCGTTCCTCCGCGCGCCGCCCTACGCCATCTTCCCGACGATCGTCGGGGAGTACTACGGGAAGGCCCACTCCTCGGCGAACTACGCGATGCTGTACTCGGCGAAGCTCTGGGGCGGCGTAGCCGGCGGGACCGTCGCCAGTGGCCTCGTCGTCTCCATCGGCTGGAACGAGACCTTCCTGCTCGGCGGCGCCCTCATCCTGCTGGCCGGCATCGCCACGTTCTTCCTCCGGCCGGTCCGGGCGGCTCCGGCCTGA
- a CDS encoding SufS family cysteine desulfurase gives MPIDVGSVRGDFPILDRRVGNDPLVYLDNAATTQTPTQVREAYDDVYDRYNANVHRGIHDLSYEASIRYEAAHDRLAEFLGASGGREEIVFTKNTTESINLVAYAWGLSELGPGDEVVLTEMEHHASLVTWQQIAKKAGADVTYIRVDDDGRLDMDHAREVVGEDTAMVSVVHVSNVLGTINPVRELAALAHDHGARVLVDGAQAAPTRPVDVEAIDADFYTLSGHKMCGPTGIGVLYGKRRLLEEMDPFLYGGEMIADVTFEDATWNELPWKFEAGTPPIAEGIALAAAADYLDDLGMANVRDHENALAQYLLERLEARDDVETYGPPSGEERAGLVAFNVDGVHAHDLSGILNESGVAIRAGDHCTQPLHDELGISGSARASFYVYNTREEIDRLLAALGDGESMLTDYLRSDRFSPDVESHYERSRTAEGLADPTFSKTSQATTCGDEGRFDVEVDDEGVIRRIAFESESCAVSSATASKLSESLVGRSLEEIADLDGHALDLFDGQIPPLRVDCVEGPEEVIRLAAREYLDARAGE, from the coding sequence ATGCCAATCGACGTTGGGTCAGTGAGAGGTGACTTTCCGATCCTCGACCGTCGGGTCGGGAACGACCCGCTGGTGTACCTCGACAACGCGGCGACGACGCAGACGCCGACGCAGGTCCGCGAGGCCTACGACGACGTCTACGATCGGTACAACGCGAACGTCCACCGCGGCATCCACGACCTGAGCTACGAGGCGTCCATTCGATACGAAGCGGCCCACGACCGCCTCGCCGAGTTCCTCGGGGCCTCCGGGGGTCGCGAGGAGATCGTTTTCACGAAGAACACGACCGAGAGCATCAACCTCGTGGCGTACGCCTGGGGGCTGTCCGAACTGGGGCCGGGTGACGAGGTCGTGCTCACGGAGATGGAACACCACGCCTCGCTGGTCACCTGGCAGCAGATCGCGAAGAAGGCCGGCGCCGACGTGACGTACATCCGCGTCGACGACGACGGCCGCCTCGACATGGACCACGCCCGCGAGGTCGTCGGCGAGGACACGGCGATGGTCAGCGTCGTCCACGTCTCGAACGTCCTCGGGACGATCAACCCCGTGCGCGAACTCGCCGCCCTCGCCCACGACCACGGCGCGCGCGTGCTCGTCGACGGCGCGCAGGCGGCGCCGACCAGGCCCGTCGACGTCGAGGCCATCGACGCGGACTTCTACACCCTTTCGGGCCACAAGATGTGCGGGCCGACGGGGATCGGCGTCCTCTACGGGAAACGCCGCCTCCTCGAGGAGATGGACCCGTTCCTCTACGGCGGCGAAATGATCGCCGACGTCACCTTCGAGGACGCCACCTGGAACGAACTCCCCTGGAAGTTCGAGGCCGGCACCCCGCCCATCGCCGAGGGCATCGCCCTCGCCGCCGCCGCGGACTACCTCGACGACCTCGGGATGGCGAACGTCCGCGACCACGAGAACGCCCTCGCGCAGTACCTCCTCGAACGGCTCGAAGCTCGCGACGACGTCGAGACGTACGGTCCGCCGTCGGGCGAGGAGCGCGCGGGACTCGTGGCGTTCAACGTCGACGGCGTCCACGCCCACGACCTGTCGGGCATCCTCAACGAGAGCGGCGTCGCCATCCGCGCCGGCGACCACTGCACCCAGCCGTTGCACGACGAGCTCGGCATCTCGGGCTCTGCGCGCGCCTCGTTCTACGTCTACAACACGCGCGAGGAGATCGACCGCCTCCTCGCGGCCCTGGGCGACGGCGAGTCGATGCTGACCGACTACCTCCGGTCGGACCGGTTCAGCCCCGACGTCGAGTCCCACTACGAGCGCTCCCGAACCGCCGAGGGCCTCGCCGATCCCACGTTCAGCAAGACCTCGCAAGCGACGACCTGCGGCGACGAGGGTCGCTTCGACGTCGAGGTCGACGACGAGGGCGTCATCCGTCGGATCGCCTTCGAGAGCGAGAGTTGCGCCGTTTCGAGCGCGACGGCGAGCAAGCTCTCCGAGTCGCTCGTCGGCCGGTCACTCGAGGAGATCGCCGACCTCGACGGGCACGCCCTGGACCTCTTCGACGGGCAGATCCCGCCGCTCCGGGTGGACTGCGTGGAGGGGCCCGAAGAAGTCATCCGTCTCGCCGCCCGGGAGTACCTGGACGCGCGTGCCGGCGAGTGA
- a CDS encoding alcohol dehydrogenase catalytic domain-containing protein: MKAVGFHEHGPLDNYELLDVPTPEVDDEEVLVDVKASAVNYMDLFAVRELDNYVPQYPFWGGGDVAGVVTEVGDAVTAWEEGDRVVAVPFISCGDCRFCVRGEEMLCEEFTMMGEMRRGGHAEYVAMPERNLIPIPDDADFETAAAVPVAGGTAWRALVPRANVQSTEDVLVVGATGGVGTYAVQICKNVLNVDTLYATTSSEDKAEFLRDLGADHVVDYTEERFDEAIWKLTDKQGVDVCYNNVGGDTWVQSMRTLRWGGRLVTSGATVGPNPETEIRQIFMRQLDVVGSSGANSYELAELYDYVWSGDVEPVIDETFPIEDYMTAFERMDNRGLYGKIVLTQE, translated from the coding sequence ATGAAAGCCGTTGGATTCCACGAACACGGGCCCCTGGACAACTACGAACTGCTCGACGTACCCACGCCCGAGGTCGACGACGAGGAGGTCCTGGTCGACGTGAAGGCGTCGGCGGTGAACTACATGGACCTGTTCGCCGTCCGCGAACTCGACAACTACGTCCCCCAGTACCCGTTCTGGGGCGGCGGCGACGTCGCCGGAGTCGTCACCGAGGTCGGCGACGCCGTCACCGCCTGGGAGGAGGGCGACCGCGTCGTGGCCGTCCCCTTCATCTCCTGTGGCGACTGTCGGTTCTGCGTCCGCGGTGAGGAGATGCTCTGTGAGGAGTTCACGATGATGGGCGAGATGCGACGGGGCGGCCACGCCGAGTACGTCGCCATGCCCGAACGGAACCTGATTCCGATCCCGGACGACGCCGACTTCGAGACGGCGGCGGCGGTTCCGGTCGCAGGCGGCACGGCCTGGCGCGCGCTCGTCCCGCGAGCGAACGTGCAGTCGACGGAGGACGTCCTCGTCGTCGGTGCAACCGGCGGCGTCGGCACCTACGCGGTCCAGATCTGCAAGAACGTCCTGAACGTGGACACCCTCTACGCGACGACCAGCAGCGAGGACAAAGCCGAGTTCCTGCGAGACCTCGGTGCGGACCACGTCGTCGACTACACCGAAGAACGCTTCGACGAGGCCATCTGGAAGCTGACGGACAAGCAGGGCGTCGACGTGTGTTACAACAACGTCGGCGGCGACACCTGGGTGCAGTCGATGCGGACGCTGCGCTGGGGCGGCCGACTCGTCACTTCCGGAGCGACCGTCGGCCCGAACCCGGAGACGGAGATTCGCCAGATCTTCATGCGCCAGCTCGACGTCGTCGGCAGTTCCGGCGCCAACTCCTACGAACTCGCCGAACTCTACGACTACGTCTGGTCGGGCGACGTCGAGCCCGTGATCGACGAGACGTTCCCAATCGAGGACTACATGACCGCCTTCGAGCGGATGGACAACCGGGGGCTGTACGGGAAGATCGTGCTGACCCAGGAGTGA
- a CDS encoding PLP-dependent cysteine synthase family protein has translation MEYASALDAIGETPLVELSTIKPEGGASVHVKWEGANPTGSLKDRMALAMIEQARERGDIEPGDPVVEFTGGSTGTSLALACAVLDHPLHIVTADCVAEEKRASMEALGATLELVETPDGSAHEGLFEDMEAAAEDLQERTGAYFTNQFENTDQLAGYRGLAEEILDQCPEVDEFVMIVGTGGCAMGTSKAFDELGADVDVTLVEPAESPVLSEGRAGGHAVEGTAIVSSPPLVEHDRYDSVRTLPADDGVEAVRRLARHEGLLVGTSSGMNVAAAREAAAERDPDDVVVTVACDTGLKYLSGGLFEGREGTSVCIC, from the coding sequence ATGGAGTACGCCAGCGCACTCGATGCCATCGGCGAGACGCCGCTCGTAGAATTGTCTACTATCAAACCAGAAGGTGGCGCGTCGGTCCACGTCAAGTGGGAGGGTGCGAACCCGACCGGGAGCCTCAAGGACCGGATGGCGCTCGCGATGATCGAGCAGGCCCGTGAACGGGGCGACATCGAGCCCGGCGACCCGGTGGTGGAGTTTACCGGTGGTAGCACGGGGACGAGCCTCGCGCTGGCCTGTGCGGTCCTCGACCACCCGTTGCACATCGTGACCGCCGACTGTGTGGCCGAGGAGAAACGCGCGTCGATGGAGGCCCTGGGTGCGACCCTCGAACTCGTCGAGACGCCCGACGGGTCGGCCCACGAGGGCCTGTTCGAAGACATGGAAGCAGCCGCCGAGGACCTCCAGGAGCGCACGGGCGCGTACTTCACCAACCAGTTCGAGAACACGGACCAGCTCGCCGGCTACCGGGGACTCGCCGAGGAGATTCTCGACCAGTGTCCGGAGGTCGACGAGTTCGTGATGATCGTTGGCACCGGCGGGTGCGCGATGGGGACCTCGAAGGCGTTCGACGAACTCGGCGCCGACGTGGACGTGACGCTGGTCGAGCCCGCGGAGTCGCCCGTCCTCTCGGAGGGACGCGCCGGTGGCCACGCCGTCGAGGGGACCGCCATCGTCAGCTCCCCGCCGCTGGTCGAACACGACCGATACGATAGCGTCCGCACGCTCCCCGCCGACGACGGCGTCGAGGCCGTCCGCAGACTCGCCCGCCACGAAGGGTTGCTCGTCGGGACCAGTTCCGGTATGAACGTCGCGGCCGCACGCGAAGCCGCCGCCGAGCGCGACCCCGACGACGTCGTCGTCACCGTGGCCTGTGACACTGGCCTCAAGTACCTCTCCGGCGGCCTGTTCGAGGGCCGGGAAGGCACGTCGGTCTGCATCTGCTGA